The following are encoded in a window of Centroberyx gerrardi isolate f3 chromosome 1, fCenGer3.hap1.cur.20231027, whole genome shotgun sequence genomic DNA:
- the wt1b gene encoding WT1 transcription factor b isoform X9: MLTEPCAAMGSMGSDVRDLTLLPPGPPVPSLPGGGGGCGMSVGGGQWTQLLDLHPGSPYGSLPSHHSLIKQEPGWGTPDPLEDPHCGLGAFTVHFSGQFTGTGPCRVGAFGEPTAGQPRVFPNGAYLPGCVDNPPAPRNQGYGAVGLDSAPSYGHTPSHHTPQLSSLSFKHEDTLSPQSNMVDQQYPAPPPMFGCHNPTESCPSSQALLLRNYNSHGTGYESDPTAPPVVLSCSAQYHIHTHGVFRGLQDVRRVPGIAPPVVRSSEANEKRPFVCPYPGCSKRYFKLSHLQMHGRKHTGEKPYQCDFTDCGRRFSRSDQLKRHQRRHTGVKPFQCETCQRKFSRSDHLKTHTRTHTGKTSEKPFTCRWSNCQKKFARSDELVRHHSMHQRNLTKLQSAI, translated from the exons ATGCTGACTGAGCCGTGTGCAGCCATGGGCTCTATGGGGTCGGATGTTCGAGATCTGACCCTCTTGCCTCCGGGGCCTCCTGTGCCGTCCTTACCGGGAGGCGGCGGTGGCTGTGGCATGTCTGTCGGCGGCGGCCAGTGGACCCAACTCCTGGACCTCCACCCCGGCTCCCCCTACGGCTCCCTGCCCTCCCACCATTCCCTCATCAAGCAGGAGCCGGGCTGGGGCACCCCGGACCCCCTGGAGGACCCTCACTGCGGCCTGGGGGCCTTCACGGTGCACTTCTCCGGGCAGTTCACAGGCACGGGCCCCTGTCGGGTCGGGGCGTTCGGGGAGCCGACTGCAGGCCAGCCCAGGGTGTTTCCTAATGGAGCCTACCTGCCCGGCTGTGTGGACAATCCACCAGCACCCAGGAACCAGG GTTACGGGGCGGTGGGTCTGGACAGTGCCCCCAGCTACGGCCACACTCCCTCTCACCACACCCCTCAGCTCTCCAGCCTGTCCTTCAAACACGAGGACACGCTGTCACCGCAGAGCAACATGG TTGACCAGCAGTACCCGGCCCCGCCTCCCATGTTTGGTTGCCACAATCCCACAGAATCCTGTCCGAGCAGCCAAGCTCTGCTGTTGAGGAACTACAACAG CCATGGAACAGGCTATGAGAGCGACCCCACAGCCCCCCCTGTGGTCCTCAGCTGCAGCGCCCagtaccacatacacacacatggtgtCTTCAGAGGACTTCAG GATGTCCGACGGGTGCCTGGCATCGCTCCCCCAGTGGTGAGGTCATCAGAGGCCAATGAGAAGCGTCCGTTTGTGTGCCCCTATCCTGGCTGCAGTAAGAGATACTTCAAGCTGTCCCATCTGCAGATGCATGGCCGCAAACACACAG GAGAGAAGCCTTACCAGTGTGATTTCACGGACTGTGGCCGCAGATTCTCTCGCTCAGACCAGCTAAAGAGACACCAGCGCAGACACACAG GAGTGAAGCCCTTTCAGTGCGAGACGTGTCAGAGAAAGTTTTCACGGTCAGACCATCTTAAGACACACACTCGGACTCATACAGGTAAAACAA GTGAGAAGCCCTTTACCTGCCGCTGGTCCAACTGTCAGAAGAAGTTTGCCCGCTCTGACGAGCTGGTGCGCCACCACAGCATGCACCAGAGGAACCTGACCAAGCTGCAGTCTGCCAtctga
- the wt1b gene encoding WT1 transcription factor b isoform X1 — protein sequence MLTEPCAAMGSMGSDVRDLTLLPPGPPVPSLPGGGGGCGMSVGGGQWTQLLDLHPGSPYGSLPSHHSLIKQEPGWGTPDPLEDPHCGLGAFTVHFSGQFTGTGPCRVGAFGEPTAGQPRVFPNGAYLPGCVDNPPAPRNQGYGAVGLDSAPSYGHTPSHHTPQLSSLSFKHEDTLSPQSNMVDQQYPAPPPMFGCHNPTESCPSSQALLLRNYNSDNLYQMASQLECVAWNPVNPLASSMKRWVPFTEHASSHGTGYESDPTAPPVVLSCSAQYHIHTHGVFRGLQDVRRVPGIAPPVVRSSEANEKRPFVCPYPGCSKRYFKLSHLQMHGRKHTGEKPYQCDFTDCGRRFSRSDQLKRHQRRHTGVKPFQCETCQRKFSRSDHLKTHTRTHTGKTSEKPFTCRWSNCQKKFARSDELVRHHSMHQRNLTKLQSAI from the exons ATGCTGACTGAGCCGTGTGCAGCCATGGGCTCTATGGGGTCGGATGTTCGAGATCTGACCCTCTTGCCTCCGGGGCCTCCTGTGCCGTCCTTACCGGGAGGCGGCGGTGGCTGTGGCATGTCTGTCGGCGGCGGCCAGTGGACCCAACTCCTGGACCTCCACCCCGGCTCCCCCTACGGCTCCCTGCCCTCCCACCATTCCCTCATCAAGCAGGAGCCGGGCTGGGGCACCCCGGACCCCCTGGAGGACCCTCACTGCGGCCTGGGGGCCTTCACGGTGCACTTCTCCGGGCAGTTCACAGGCACGGGCCCCTGTCGGGTCGGGGCGTTCGGGGAGCCGACTGCAGGCCAGCCCAGGGTGTTTCCTAATGGAGCCTACCTGCCCGGCTGTGTGGACAATCCACCAGCACCCAGGAACCAGG GTTACGGGGCGGTGGGTCTGGACAGTGCCCCCAGCTACGGCCACACTCCCTCTCACCACACCCCTCAGCTCTCCAGCCTGTCCTTCAAACACGAGGACACGCTGTCACCGCAGAGCAACATGG TTGACCAGCAGTACCCGGCCCCGCCTCCCATGTTTGGTTGCCACAATCCCACAGAATCCTGTCCGAGCAGCCAAGCTCTGCTGTTGAGGAACTACAACAG TGACAACCTGTACCAAATGGCGTCTCAGCTGGAGTGTGTAGCGTGGAACCCAGTGAACCCCCTGGCATCTTCCATGAAGAGGTGGGTTCCTTTCACTGAACACGCC AGCAGCCATGGAACAGGCTATGAGAGCGACCCCACAGCCCCCCCTGTGGTCCTCAGCTGCAGCGCCCagtaccacatacacacacatggtgtCTTCAGAGGACTTCAG GATGTCCGACGGGTGCCTGGCATCGCTCCCCCAGTGGTGAGGTCATCAGAGGCCAATGAGAAGCGTCCGTTTGTGTGCCCCTATCCTGGCTGCAGTAAGAGATACTTCAAGCTGTCCCATCTGCAGATGCATGGCCGCAAACACACAG GAGAGAAGCCTTACCAGTGTGATTTCACGGACTGTGGCCGCAGATTCTCTCGCTCAGACCAGCTAAAGAGACACCAGCGCAGACACACAG GAGTGAAGCCCTTTCAGTGCGAGACGTGTCAGAGAAAGTTTTCACGGTCAGACCATCTTAAGACACACACTCGGACTCATACAGGTAAAACAA GTGAGAAGCCCTTTACCTGCCGCTGGTCCAACTGTCAGAAGAAGTTTGCCCGCTCTGACGAGCTGGTGCGCCACCACAGCATGCACCAGAGGAACCTGACCAAGCTGCAGTCTGCCAtctga
- the wt1b gene encoding WT1 transcription factor b isoform X10, whose product MLTEPCAAMGSMGSDVRDLTLLPPGPPVPSLPGGGGGCGMSVGGGQWTQLLDLHPGSPYGSLPSHHSLIKQEPGWGTPDPLEDPHCGLGAFTVHFSGQFTGTGPCRVGAFGEPTAGQPRVFPNGAYLPGCVDNPPAPRNQGYGAVGLDSAPSYGHTPSHHTPQLSSLSFKHEDTLSPQSNMVDQQYPAPPPMFGCHNPTESCPSSQALLLRNYNSDNLYQMASQLECVAWNPVNPLASSMKRWVPFTEHASSHGTGYESDPTAPPVVLSCSAQYHIHTHGVFRGLQDVRRVPGIAPPVVRSSEANEKRPFVCPYPGCSKRYFKLSHLQMHGRKHTGEKPYQCDFTDCGRRFSRSDQLKRHQRRHTGEKPFTCRWSNCQKKFARSDELVRHHSMHQRNLTKLQSAI is encoded by the exons ATGCTGACTGAGCCGTGTGCAGCCATGGGCTCTATGGGGTCGGATGTTCGAGATCTGACCCTCTTGCCTCCGGGGCCTCCTGTGCCGTCCTTACCGGGAGGCGGCGGTGGCTGTGGCATGTCTGTCGGCGGCGGCCAGTGGACCCAACTCCTGGACCTCCACCCCGGCTCCCCCTACGGCTCCCTGCCCTCCCACCATTCCCTCATCAAGCAGGAGCCGGGCTGGGGCACCCCGGACCCCCTGGAGGACCCTCACTGCGGCCTGGGGGCCTTCACGGTGCACTTCTCCGGGCAGTTCACAGGCACGGGCCCCTGTCGGGTCGGGGCGTTCGGGGAGCCGACTGCAGGCCAGCCCAGGGTGTTTCCTAATGGAGCCTACCTGCCCGGCTGTGTGGACAATCCACCAGCACCCAGGAACCAGG GTTACGGGGCGGTGGGTCTGGACAGTGCCCCCAGCTACGGCCACACTCCCTCTCACCACACCCCTCAGCTCTCCAGCCTGTCCTTCAAACACGAGGACACGCTGTCACCGCAGAGCAACATGG TTGACCAGCAGTACCCGGCCCCGCCTCCCATGTTTGGTTGCCACAATCCCACAGAATCCTGTCCGAGCAGCCAAGCTCTGCTGTTGAGGAACTACAACAG TGACAACCTGTACCAAATGGCGTCTCAGCTGGAGTGTGTAGCGTGGAACCCAGTGAACCCCCTGGCATCTTCCATGAAGAGGTGGGTTCCTTTCACTGAACACGCC AGCAGCCATGGAACAGGCTATGAGAGCGACCCCACAGCCCCCCCTGTGGTCCTCAGCTGCAGCGCCCagtaccacatacacacacatggtgtCTTCAGAGGACTTCAG GATGTCCGACGGGTGCCTGGCATCGCTCCCCCAGTGGTGAGGTCATCAGAGGCCAATGAGAAGCGTCCGTTTGTGTGCCCCTATCCTGGCTGCAGTAAGAGATACTTCAAGCTGTCCCATCTGCAGATGCATGGCCGCAAACACACAG GAGAGAAGCCTTACCAGTGTGATTTCACGGACTGTGGCCGCAGATTCTCTCGCTCAGACCAGCTAAAGAGACACCAGCGCAGACACACAG GTGAGAAGCCCTTTACCTGCCGCTGGTCCAACTGTCAGAAGAAGTTTGCCCGCTCTGACGAGCTGGTGCGCCACCACAGCATGCACCAGAGGAACCTGACCAAGCTGCAGTCTGCCAtctga
- the wt1b gene encoding WT1 transcription factor b isoform X3 — MLTEPCAAMGSMGSDVRDLTLLPPGPPVPSLPGGGGGCGMSVGGGQWTQLLDLHPGSPYGSLPSHHSLIKQEPGWGTPDPLEDPHCGLGAFTVHFSGQFTGTGPCRVGAFGEPTAGQPRVFPNGAYLPGCVDNPPAPRNQGYGAVGLDSAPSYGHTPSHHTPQLSSLSFKHEDTLSPQSNMVDQQYPAPPPMFGCHNPTESCPSSQALLLRNYNSDNLYQMASQLECVAWNPVNPLASSMKRWVPFTEHASSHGTGYESDPTAPPVVLSCSAQYHIHTHGVFRGLQDVRRVPGIAPPVVRSSEANEKRPFVCPYPGCSKRYFKLSHLQMHGRKHTGEKPYQCDFTDCGRRFSRSDQLKRHQRRHTGVKPFQCETCQRKFSRSDHLKTHTRTHTGEKPFTCRWSNCQKKFARSDELVRHHSMHQRNLTKLQSAI, encoded by the exons ATGCTGACTGAGCCGTGTGCAGCCATGGGCTCTATGGGGTCGGATGTTCGAGATCTGACCCTCTTGCCTCCGGGGCCTCCTGTGCCGTCCTTACCGGGAGGCGGCGGTGGCTGTGGCATGTCTGTCGGCGGCGGCCAGTGGACCCAACTCCTGGACCTCCACCCCGGCTCCCCCTACGGCTCCCTGCCCTCCCACCATTCCCTCATCAAGCAGGAGCCGGGCTGGGGCACCCCGGACCCCCTGGAGGACCCTCACTGCGGCCTGGGGGCCTTCACGGTGCACTTCTCCGGGCAGTTCACAGGCACGGGCCCCTGTCGGGTCGGGGCGTTCGGGGAGCCGACTGCAGGCCAGCCCAGGGTGTTTCCTAATGGAGCCTACCTGCCCGGCTGTGTGGACAATCCACCAGCACCCAGGAACCAGG GTTACGGGGCGGTGGGTCTGGACAGTGCCCCCAGCTACGGCCACACTCCCTCTCACCACACCCCTCAGCTCTCCAGCCTGTCCTTCAAACACGAGGACACGCTGTCACCGCAGAGCAACATGG TTGACCAGCAGTACCCGGCCCCGCCTCCCATGTTTGGTTGCCACAATCCCACAGAATCCTGTCCGAGCAGCCAAGCTCTGCTGTTGAGGAACTACAACAG TGACAACCTGTACCAAATGGCGTCTCAGCTGGAGTGTGTAGCGTGGAACCCAGTGAACCCCCTGGCATCTTCCATGAAGAGGTGGGTTCCTTTCACTGAACACGCC AGCAGCCATGGAACAGGCTATGAGAGCGACCCCACAGCCCCCCCTGTGGTCCTCAGCTGCAGCGCCCagtaccacatacacacacatggtgtCTTCAGAGGACTTCAG GATGTCCGACGGGTGCCTGGCATCGCTCCCCCAGTGGTGAGGTCATCAGAGGCCAATGAGAAGCGTCCGTTTGTGTGCCCCTATCCTGGCTGCAGTAAGAGATACTTCAAGCTGTCCCATCTGCAGATGCATGGCCGCAAACACACAG GAGAGAAGCCTTACCAGTGTGATTTCACGGACTGTGGCCGCAGATTCTCTCGCTCAGACCAGCTAAAGAGACACCAGCGCAGACACACAG GAGTGAAGCCCTTTCAGTGCGAGACGTGTCAGAGAAAGTTTTCACGGTCAGACCATCTTAAGACACACACTCGGACTCATACAG GTGAGAAGCCCTTTACCTGCCGCTGGTCCAACTGTCAGAAGAAGTTTGCCCGCTCTGACGAGCTGGTGCGCCACCACAGCATGCACCAGAGGAACCTGACCAAGCTGCAGTCTGCCAtctga
- the wt1b gene encoding WT1 transcription factor b isoform X8, which produces MLTEPCAAMGSMGSDVRDLTLLPPGPPVPSLPGGGGGCGMSVGGGQWTQLLDLHPGSPYGSLPSHHSLIKQEPGWGTPDPLEDPHCGLGAFTVHFSGQFTGTGPCRVGAFGEPTAGQPRVFPNGAYLPGCVDNPPAPRNQGYGAVGLDSAPSYGHTPSHHTPQLSSLSFKHEDTLSPQSNMVDQQYPAPPPMFGCHNPTESCPSSQALLLRNYNSSHGTGYESDPTAPPVVLSCSAQYHIHTHGVFRGLQDVRRVPGIAPPVVRSSEANEKRPFVCPYPGCSKRYFKLSHLQMHGRKHTGEKPYQCDFTDCGRRFSRSDQLKRHQRRHTGVKPFQCETCQRKFSRSDHLKTHTRTHTGKTSEKPFTCRWSNCQKKFARSDELVRHHSMHQRNLTKLQSAI; this is translated from the exons ATGCTGACTGAGCCGTGTGCAGCCATGGGCTCTATGGGGTCGGATGTTCGAGATCTGACCCTCTTGCCTCCGGGGCCTCCTGTGCCGTCCTTACCGGGAGGCGGCGGTGGCTGTGGCATGTCTGTCGGCGGCGGCCAGTGGACCCAACTCCTGGACCTCCACCCCGGCTCCCCCTACGGCTCCCTGCCCTCCCACCATTCCCTCATCAAGCAGGAGCCGGGCTGGGGCACCCCGGACCCCCTGGAGGACCCTCACTGCGGCCTGGGGGCCTTCACGGTGCACTTCTCCGGGCAGTTCACAGGCACGGGCCCCTGTCGGGTCGGGGCGTTCGGGGAGCCGACTGCAGGCCAGCCCAGGGTGTTTCCTAATGGAGCCTACCTGCCCGGCTGTGTGGACAATCCACCAGCACCCAGGAACCAGG GTTACGGGGCGGTGGGTCTGGACAGTGCCCCCAGCTACGGCCACACTCCCTCTCACCACACCCCTCAGCTCTCCAGCCTGTCCTTCAAACACGAGGACACGCTGTCACCGCAGAGCAACATGG TTGACCAGCAGTACCCGGCCCCGCCTCCCATGTTTGGTTGCCACAATCCCACAGAATCCTGTCCGAGCAGCCAAGCTCTGCTGTTGAGGAACTACAACAG CAGCCATGGAACAGGCTATGAGAGCGACCCCACAGCCCCCCCTGTGGTCCTCAGCTGCAGCGCCCagtaccacatacacacacatggtgtCTTCAGAGGACTTCAG GATGTCCGACGGGTGCCTGGCATCGCTCCCCCAGTGGTGAGGTCATCAGAGGCCAATGAGAAGCGTCCGTTTGTGTGCCCCTATCCTGGCTGCAGTAAGAGATACTTCAAGCTGTCCCATCTGCAGATGCATGGCCGCAAACACACAG GAGAGAAGCCTTACCAGTGTGATTTCACGGACTGTGGCCGCAGATTCTCTCGCTCAGACCAGCTAAAGAGACACCAGCGCAGACACACAG GAGTGAAGCCCTTTCAGTGCGAGACGTGTCAGAGAAAGTTTTCACGGTCAGACCATCTTAAGACACACACTCGGACTCATACAGGTAAAACAA GTGAGAAGCCCTTTACCTGCCGCTGGTCCAACTGTCAGAAGAAGTTTGCCCGCTCTGACGAGCTGGTGCGCCACCACAGCATGCACCAGAGGAACCTGACCAAGCTGCAGTCTGCCAtctga